A section of the Bradyrhizobium oligotrophicum S58 genome encodes:
- a CDS encoding TetR/AcrR family transcriptional regulator — translation MSKTLERRAKQREALIEAAERMIKTKGLAGLKTRELAQEIGVANGAVYNLVADVDELVLMIGSRTLARLDAELSAAESAGPPGPEAALVRIAIAYCDFAAHNLELWRALFEHRMPSEKPLPDWAIADQMHLFRHIHEPLAALFPQRSFDDISVTARSLFSAVHGMVALGLEQKLIAVPLAALRAQIATMVKAMVTGLVAEEKTGR, via the coding sequence ATGTCTAAAACGTTGGAAAGACGTGCGAAACAGCGCGAGGCCCTGATCGAGGCCGCCGAGCGGATGATCAAAACCAAGGGCCTTGCCGGCCTGAAGACGCGCGAGCTCGCCCAGGAGATCGGGGTCGCCAATGGCGCAGTCTACAATCTGGTCGCCGATGTCGACGAGCTGGTGCTGATGATCGGATCACGTACGCTGGCGCGGCTCGACGCCGAGTTGTCGGCTGCCGAAAGCGCCGGCCCGCCCGGCCCGGAGGCGGCGCTGGTGCGCATCGCCATCGCCTATTGCGACTTCGCCGCCCACAATCTCGAACTATGGCGCGCGCTGTTCGAGCATCGCATGCCGTCCGAGAAGCCGCTGCCCGATTGGGCGATAGCCGACCAGATGCATCTGTTCCGCCACATCCACGAGCCGCTCGCCGCCCTGTTTCCGCAGCGGTCGTTCGACGACATCAGCGTCACCGCGCGCAGCCTGTTCTCGGCCGTTCACGGCATGGTCGCGCTCGGGCTCGAGCAGAAGCTGATCGCGGTGCCGCTCGCAGCCTTGCGCGCGCAGATCGCGACGATGGTGAAGGCGATGGTGACGGGGCTGGTGGCGGAGGAGAAGACCGGCCGGTGA